Proteins encoded within one genomic window of Candidatus Nezhaarchaeota archaeon:
- a CDS encoding glycosyltransferase family 4 protein — MKIAFITAEYPPNVYGGLGVYSRELTTRLVKLGHEVHVFSMNPGGPPTTSLDEGVYVHRLKFVNATSALKILVNDELRSWGPGFRYLNDVFTYNVASAFEILREVEESGVTFDIISVHDWLSAIAGLIVKDEMSNVALAFHVHSTEKGRNFGGGSPTVSALELACAEKADLIITVSYAMRDQDLAPQGFPMSKVRVVWNGVDPEKFSPLRVTREEVEEVKVKHAIKDGPLILFIGRLVKVKGVDKLIEAMPYVLKDYPNARLLVIGQGDLYDYLIHLANRLNVMGHVTFINRFLNDEEKVAYYAACDVAVFPSLYEPFGIVALEAMSMERPVVVGARGCSGLREVVIPSGANQCGIHVNPYDPKDIAWGIDAVLSSQDRGRWMGVNGRKRVLENFTWDHATLRTLKVYEEIVRKCS, encoded by the coding sequence TTGAAGATAGCGTTCATCACAGCGGAATATCCACCCAACGTATATGGGGGCTTAGGGGTTTATTCTAGGGAGCTGACAACGCGTTTAGTTAAGCTAGGTCATGAGGTTCACGTTTTCTCCATGAACCCTGGAGGTCCTCCAACAACCTCTTTAGATGAGGGTGTTTACGTTCACAGGTTAAAGTTTGTCAATGCTACCTCAGCTCTAAAGATCTTGGTAAATGACGAATTAAGATCTTGGGGTCCAGGGTTCAGATACCTTAATGACGTGTTTACTTACAATGTCGCATCAGCATTTGAGATATTGAGGGAGGTCGAGGAAAGTGGAGTAACATTCGACATTATATCCGTTCACGATTGGCTTTCAGCGATAGCGGGGCTTATAGTTAAGGATGAAATGAGTAACGTGGCTCTAGCGTTCCATGTTCACTCTACTGAGAAAGGAAGGAACTTTGGAGGAGGCTCCCCCACGGTCTCAGCTTTGGAGTTAGCATGTGCTGAGAAGGCTGACTTAATAATTACGGTCTCATACGCTATGAGAGATCAAGACCTTGCGCCTCAAGGCTTTCCGATGAGTAAGGTCCGCGTTGTATGGAATGGTGTCGATCCTGAAAAGTTCTCACCTTTAAGGGTCACTAGGGAAGAAGTTGAGGAGGTTAAGGTTAAGCACGCTATAAAAGATGGACCGTTGATACTTTTCATAGGCAGGCTCGTTAAGGTAAAAGGCGTCGACAAGCTAATAGAAGCCATGCCTTACGTGCTCAAGGATTACCCTAATGCAAGATTACTCGTGATAGGTCAAGGGGACCTCTACGACTATTTGATTCATTTAGCCAATAGACTTAACGTAATGGGTCACGTGACATTCATTAACAGGTTCTTAAACGACGAAGAGAAAGTCGCTTACTATGCTGCATGCGATGTAGCTGTCTTCCCAAGTCTCTACGAGCCCTTCGGGATAGTGGCCCTAGAGGCTATGTCCATGGAGAGGCCTGTTGTTGTAGGTGCTAGAGGATGCAGTGGTCTCCGAGAAGTAGTGATACCGTCAGGGGCTAACCAGTGTGGTATTCATGTAAACCCGTACGACCCTAAAGACATTGCTTGGGGGATAGATGCAGTGCTATCAAGCCAGGATAGGGGGAGGTGGATGGGCGTTAACGGTAGGAAGAGGGTATTGGAAAACTTTACGTGGGATCACGCTACCTTGAGAACGCTTAAAGTGTATGAAGAAATTGTGAGAAAATGCTCGTGA
- a CDS encoding glycosyltransferase family 4 protein produces the protein MKVLMFSWEYPPRIIGGLARHVYWLSKALARRGVEVTVITLDYPETPRVEHERNLKIIRVSSYGYQSSDFASWVHQFNLNMIEAALEEDASIIHVHDWLTAVAGITLKHLLRRPLIATFHSTEHGRRQGSIVEAMQSHIHAIEWWLAYESWKIIVCSNYMKYELRNSLGVPEDKIVVIPNGVHLVEVPHAVDVYQVRRRYAEDWEKLVLFVGRMVYEKGVHVLVDAALSLLSRRQDVKFVIVGEGPMRKELMDKAYRSGFGHKFYFTGFIEDLELHELYRSCDVAVFPSLYEPFGIVALEALMAGKPVIVSDVGGLSEIVINGVNGLKVPPGDVHALSSAIEYLIGNPEVMRVMGENGAKIAREVYSWDTIAEKTLNLYLQVLQEYENNPWKPKKSVK, from the coding sequence TTGAAAGTACTGATGTTTAGCTGGGAATACCCACCCAGGATCATAGGTGGACTAGCCCGCCACGTGTACTGGCTATCAAAGGCGTTAGCTCGTAGAGGCGTAGAAGTAACAGTGATAACCTTAGATTATCCGGAGACTCCAAGAGTTGAGCATGAAAGGAACTTGAAGATCATTAGAGTCTCAAGTTACGGATATCAGTCAAGCGATTTCGCGTCGTGGGTTCATCAGTTCAACTTGAACATGATAGAAGCAGCGCTTGAAGAAGATGCTTCAATAATTCACGTTCATGATTGGCTCACAGCAGTTGCTGGGATCACGCTCAAGCATTTACTAAGAAGGCCACTTATAGCCACCTTCCACTCAACGGAGCATGGAAGGAGACAGGGGTCGATAGTAGAAGCAATGCAGAGCCACATACATGCAATCGAGTGGTGGTTAGCTTACGAGAGCTGGAAGATCATAGTGTGCAGCAACTACATGAAGTACGAGCTAAGAAATTCTTTAGGCGTTCCTGAAGACAAGATTGTAGTCATACCTAACGGGGTCCACTTGGTAGAGGTACCGCATGCCGTAGACGTTTATCAAGTTAGAAGGAGGTACGCAGAGGACTGGGAGAAGCTAGTTCTCTTCGTTGGAAGAATGGTGTACGAGAAGGGAGTCCACGTACTGGTTGACGCAGCTCTATCCCTGCTATCAAGGAGACAGGATGTGAAGTTCGTCATCGTGGGAGAGGGGCCCATGCGCAAAGAGCTTATGGACAAAGCTTACAGAAGCGGATTTGGACACAAATTCTACTTTACCGGCTTTATTGAAGACCTTGAACTTCACGAGCTCTATAGGTCGTGTGACGTTGCTGTCTTCCCAAGTCTCTACGAGCCCTTCGGGATAGTGGCTTTAGAAGCATTGATGGCTGGAAAGCCTGTGATAGTTTCCGATGTAGGAGGTCTCTCAGAAATAGTGATTAATGGAGTTAATGGATTGAAGGTACCTCCGGGTGATGTACACGCATTAAGCTCTGCAATCGAGTACTTAATCGGAAACCCTGAGGTCATGAGGGTTATGGGAGAGAATGGTGCAAAGATTGCTAGAGAAGTGTACTCTTGGGATACCATAGCAGAAAAAACGCTGAACTTGTACCTTCAAGTCTTGCAAGAGTACGAGAATAACCCTTGGAAACCTAAGAAGAGCGTGAAATGA
- a CDS encoding glycosyltransferase: MILVFTWHINGVVGSQVQEDAEEIAKRGYEVIVLHPWHHDIGSKRRNVFYQSVAITIKDNTNIVTSVISALGDFARVLSRLIHELYDPNQVKLILSYEWSGALLGFFAKEYLKRPMITSVNSVESMRTSEKSLLSLSVRGLEMRFLHASDLIVARTEEAIVRVLNEYRIPSDRVRLSLSPAHTASIVEEVLRTFESTDV, encoded by the coding sequence ATGATACTCGTATTTACATGGCACATCAATGGAGTCGTAGGATCGCAAGTACAAGAAGATGCTGAAGAGATCGCAAAACGAGGCTACGAGGTTATAGTGTTGCATCCATGGCACCATGACATCGGCTCTAAAAGGCGTAACGTGTTCTACCAATCGGTTGCCATAACAATAAAGGATAACACGAACATAGTCACCAGCGTAATATCGGCCCTAGGAGATTTTGCTAGGGTGTTATCGAGATTAATTCATGAGCTCTACGATCCTAATCAAGTGAAGCTGATACTATCTTATGAGTGGTCTGGAGCCCTCTTAGGTTTCTTCGCTAAAGAGTACTTGAAAAGACCCATGATAACCTCAGTTAACAGCGTCGAGAGCATGAGAACTAGTGAAAAGAGCCTCCTAAGTCTTAGCGTACGTGGCCTTGAAATGCGCTTCTTACATGCCTCAGACCTAATTGTCGCTAGAACTGAGGAAGCTATAGTAAGAGTATTAAACGAGTACAGGATACCAAGCGATAGAGTGAGACTTTCATTAAGTCCAGCACACACGGCCTCCATAGTCGAGGAGGTCTTGAGGACCTTTGAAAGTACTGATGTTTAG